From Linepithema humile isolate Giens D197 chromosome 8, Lhum_UNIL_v1.0, whole genome shotgun sequence, one genomic window encodes:
- the LOC137001351 gene encoding uncharacterized protein produces MFSTVQQTTMSNPADKQQGVDAKKRKFSPNVNKSNSTSIDGSMITPPRILARRYPLTKTGYKYLDIGINVSTPSHIEIALGDNHGKEIHFTYNMWKIVLDQRHAIHHFFNNDTNEAPSQTIEHVTLRFGKINNLKVLRLETSTVCLVMSHNTVCNIIALEYCVDHIAQSLNNVTGMVDTKFAHFRKIASGAKDPIAVIRESESFDKNDIIDCELLARVFGSQ; encoded by the exons ATGTTTTCTACCGTACAACAGACAACTATGAGTAATCCGGCTGACAAACAGCAAGGTGTGGATGCGAAGAAGCGGAAATTCTCACCCAACGT aaataaaagtaattcgaCAAGTATCGATGGAAGCATGATCACGCCTCCCAGAATTTTAGCTAGAAGATACCCGTTGACAAAAACCGgttataaatatctggatATTGGAATCAATGTTTCTACACCGAGCCACATAGaaatcgctctcggtgacaaccatggcaaagagatacattttacatacaacaTGTGGAAGATCGTCCTGGACCAACGACACGCCATCCaccatttctttaacaatgatACGAACGAAGCACCGTCTCAAACCATCGAACATGTCACGCTACGGTTTGGAAAGATAAACAATCTAAAAGTACTGCGTCTGGAAACATCAACAGTGTGTTTAGTAATGTCACACAACACCGTATGTAACATAATCGCTCTCGAGTATTGTGTGGATCATATCGCTCAATCGTTGAACAACGTCACTGGTATGGTCGACACCAAGTTCGCACACTTTCGAAAAATCGCGAGCGGTGCGAAGGACCCCATCGCGGTGATACGTGAGAGCGAATCGTTCGATAAGAATGATATAATCGATTGTGAGCTGTTAGCTCGGGTTTTTGGATCGCAATAA